The sequence below is a genomic window from Dyadobacter sp. CECT 9275.
GTGCTTGTTGGAGGAATTATCCTGAAAGGAGCCAGTGATCTTGAAAAAAAATTATTGGTGATCACAGATGCAGAAGAGAAAAATGCAATCCTTTCTGAAATGGCTTCCAGGGTACAAACTCCGTACGTAGCACTGGCAGTAATTTTAATGGTCGTGGCCGTAATCATTTTCTTTTCTCATCTCCCCGAAATACAGGCAGAAGCAGATGTAGACACCAGCAAGGAAGAAAAGAAAAGCGTTTTCAGCTTTCCTAATCTGGTATTGGGAGCAATAGGAATAGTTTGCTACGTGGGAGCAGAGGTTATTGCCGGAGACGGAATTGGACAGTACGGAAAAAACATCGGTATCAGTCTGGATGAAGCCAAGCACTTTACTTCCTACACCATGGGCGCTATGCTTTTGGGATACATCATCGGTGTTATTGCAATTCCAAAATTCCTGAAACAGGAAGATGCTTTAAAGTATTCCGCAATCATCGGAATTGTATTTTGTTTGATCGTGATCTTCACTTCGGGTTATACCTCTATTCTTTTCATTGCTCTTTTAGGTTTGGCAAATGCATTAATGTGGCCAGCCATATTCCCCCTGGCTATCAATGGGCTGGGTAATTTCACAAAAGTAGGCTCCGCACTGCTGATCATGGGAATTGGGCCTGGTGGAGGTTTACTGCCATTGCTTTATGCTATGCTGGGTGGTGAGGTTAACCCGCAAAGAGGATTCTGGGTTGTTATTTTATGTTATGTGTTTATCCTCTATTATGCATTGGTGGGCCACAAAAAGAAAAGCTGGTAATTCATGAAAGTTTCAACACCCGGTCGCATTTGTCTTTTTGGTGAACATCAGGATTATCTTGGATTACCCGTTATTGCAGCAGCCATTTCAAGGCGTATCAGCCTGGACGGCGACTACCGTGACGATGATCAGGTAATATTACATTTGCCGGATCTCCATCAAACAGAATCTTTTTCTCTTAAAGAAACCTTTCCTTATGTAGTACAGAGAGACTATTTCAGAAGTACCATCAATGTACTCAAAAGAAAAGGCCTTACCTTTTCTAAGGGCTTCGAGTGTGTTATCCATGGAAATATCCCTATCAATTCGGGAACGTCCAGCTCATCGGCATTGATCGTTTCCTGGGCACATTTCCTGGATAAAATGAGTGATAATCCGCAGCACTTTACACCAAAGGAACTGGGAGAAATTGCCAACATGGCCGAGGTACTGGAATTTGGTGAACCCGGCGGTATGATGGATCATTATTCAACAGCCATAGGAAATGTCATTTATCTGGAATCCACGCCAGAAATAATGGTGGAAGCATTAACCCCCCAGCTAGGGACCTTTGTTCTGGGAGATTCCCTTGAACCTAAAGACACCCTGGGAATCCTGGCGCGCTGCCGGTATGGTATGGAAGACGTCATCAGGAAAGTTACCGCAGAAGATAGTACCTTTTCTATATTCACCACGCCCTACGAGCAAAGTGCGGCATACAGCCGTTTCCTGTCTGACGATGAGCTGGGCTTATTACAGGCCAACATTGAAGACCGGGATATTCTTATAGAAGGGAAGAAATTATTGTCTCGGCAATCGGTATCTGACCGCGGTCAGTTTGATTCTCATTTCGGAGCGCTGCTTTATAAACATTATAAAAATCTTCGTGACTTTAAAAGGACTTCAACTCCCAAAATTGAACGGATGATGAATGCTGCGCTGGGCGCAGGTGCCCTGGGTGGAAAAATAAATGGCTCCGGAGGGGGCGGCTGTATGTTTGTATATGCGCCTGATCACGCCGAACGAGTGGCAGAGGCTATTGAACGTGAAGGCGGCAAAAGCTACATTATTACCGTTGACTATGGTACGGTGGAGGAAAAGTCAACAGTAAATGGTGGAAAGTAAATAATGGCGGTAAGCAGTTTACAGCGTATATCCCTACCGAAATATGAAGCAACCGACTCATGGTGCGCTAAAACAGTATGGAACGGATAAATTACGGTTGGCCGTACTTGGAACAAAACATAAAGAATCCTGGAGCATATCAAACTCTGGGATTTTTTATGTTTCTGAAGGCATTCAGAACGGATTAGTATTTAAATTGCACCAAAGGCGTTCCGATTGTGTTTTTGTTTTGTGAACTTTGTTTCGGAATACACAGCACACGAGCAAAGTACCCGGTGGCCTGTTATTAAAGTGATGCCGGTAAAAGGAAAAAATACATGGGTATTATAACAACTTCTGAGAAACAAAAGATTAGCTACTGCCCCTCTCTGACCGAATACCGGAGAAGAGAAACGATCACCATCAATATCGGGGATCTGCCGATGGGCTCGGCATACCCCATCCGGGTTCAGTCCATGACAACCGTGGATACCATGGATACCCAAGGTTCAATTGACGAAGTTGTCAGAATGGTGGAATCAGGCTGTGAATACGTCCGTATTACGGCCCCCAGCGTGAAGGAGGCACAGAATCTCGAAAATATCCGCAATGGTCTGCGCAAAATCGGGATCAACGTTCCACTCATTGCCGACATACACTTTACTCCCAATGCCGCCGAACTGGCTGCCAGAATAGTGGAGAAAGTGAGGGTTAATCCGGGCAATTATGCAGATAGAAAGCGTTTCGAGGTTATTGAGTATACCGATGCTTCCTATGCCGCCGAGCTGGAAAGGATTAGGGAAAAATTCATTCCGCTGATTAAAATATGTAAAGAGTATGGTACTGCCATGCGGATCGGCACCAATCACGGATCTCTTTCAGACAGAATCCTGAGCCGCTACGGAGATACCCCGCTGGGTATGGTGGAATCGGCACTGGAATTTCTGAGGATATGTGAGGAATTTCAATACAATAACATTGCGCTTTCCATGAAATCCAGTAACACGCAGGTGATGGTGGAGGCGTACCGTTTGCTTGTTCAAAGGCTTGATGAGGAAGGGCTGAAACCTTATCCCCTTCATTTGGGTGTTACAGAGGCCGGAGAAGCAGAAGACGGGCGGATCAAGTCGGCCGTTGGAATTGGTACTTTACTGGAAGACGGCCTGGGTGACACAGTCCGGGTTTCTCTGACCGAAGCCCCGGAAAAGGAAGCTCCCGTGGCACGGGCGCTGATTGAAAGATATACCCGCCGTAAGCCACATGACTTCATAGAGCCAGTTGAGCGCATACCCATTAATCCGTTCCAGTATACCCGCCGCGAAACAACGGAAGTATATAACCTGGGTGGGCTGAATGTACCGCGGGTCATCGCTGATTACACTGATATAAAAATTGAACACTTGGAAGATCTGAAAAGTATCGGCCATTTCTTTTTGCCGGTACCTGATAAGTGGGCCATGAATGACCAGGGGGCGGATTTCATCTATACCGGGAAAAGACCAGCTCCTTTCATGCTTCCCAATGGCCTGAAAGAGATCCTGGATATTGAAGTCTGGAAGTTACAGGAAGATAAAACCAATAAGTTTCCGTTATTCACTGTGGGGGAATGGGTCGTGACCGACCGTAAATATCAATCCGCTTCTCTGAATTTTGTTACAGGAAATATTCACGATTTTACTCCTGAAACCACTGCAGGGCTGAGTCTGGCGAAAAACGTTGTGCTGATCATACATTCGGACAACAAACATGCTATGGCTGAACTGCGCAGGCTGTTTTTCAGGCTGATTGATGCGCAGGTAAAGATACCTGTTATAATACGCAGGAACTATGCCCCGGAAATTGGTGATGCGTTAACGCTGTATTCGGCAACCGATATGGGAGGCTTACTGGTTGACGGCCTGGGTGACGGCGTATTGTTGTCTCCGGACTTTGAACCGGCCCTTACCACGGAGGGAAAATTAAAGTATGCTGCTACCTTTAACAGTATTGCTTTCGGAATTTTACAGGCGGCGAGGACGCGGATGTCCAAAACGGAATACATTTCCTGCCCTTCCTGTGGAAGAACACTATTTGATCTGCAGGAAACCACTGCCATGATCCGCAAACATACCGAGCATTTGAAAGGTATAAAAATCGGAATTATGGGATGTATTGTAAATGGTCCCGGTGAAATGGCAGATGCCGACTACGGGTATGTGGGCATGGGTAAAGACAAAATTGCGCTCTACCGCGGTCAGGAGGTCATAAAACGCTCAGTCCATGCGTCCAAAGCAGTGGATGAACTGATAGAACTCATACGAGAGGATGGCCGCTGGATTGAGCCGCACGAAGTAGAGGTATTAGTCTGATTTACAACAAATTAATTCAAAATAAATTAAATATTCTGCAAATGAAAAAGTATTTTCAACTTGGGGATGTATTCTATTATTTCGTAAGGGTTTTCAAAAAACCTGATCCGAATGCTCCCAATTCGTTCAATCTCAGGATGATGCATGGGATCAACAGGATCTCAATCATCATGTTCCTTATTTGTATTTTTGTCATGATATTCCGCGCACTTACCAGATGAACCTTGAAGCATTGAGGGAATTTTGCCTGGCACTGCCCCATGTTACCGAAGAGCTACCCTTCGGACCCGATGCCCTGGTCTTTAAAGTAGCCGGGAAAATGTTCCTCCTCACACCACTCGACGAGGTTAAAGTTCAGTTCAATGTGAAATGTGATCCAGAAAAGGCGGAAGAATTAAGAGAAAAATACGCGGACGTGAAACCCGGATATCACATGAACAAAAAACATTGGAATACAGTGTATGCCAGTGGAAGTATACCCAACGAAACCCTGTACACCTGGGTACAGGATTCATACGATCTGGTAGTGGCCAGCCTCAGCAAAAAACAGCGGGAAGAAATACAGGCTTCGCGATAGCCCGATCGGGCTGGAGAAAAAGAAGCCAGGCAAGCAACCCGGCTTCCTGTTTATCAGACTTCCATAATTTATTTTGATGCGGCAGCCTTCATCTCCTCGTCCAGGCGCTTGCTCAGCGTCTCGCAGGTGGCTTCAATCGTATCCGCCATGGTAGTATCATTGGTGGCGGTCAGGAGTGTATCAGCAATACCGCTCATAATCTCGATGTAAAATCTTTTCATTTCAAAAACCTCCATATCCTTTGTCCAGAGGTCAATTTTGAGTGTACCTCTGTGATAATGGTCCCAAACCGCAATGGCAATGGCCCTTGTATCATTAATGCCTTCGTTGGGATTGTCCGTCGCGTTCCAAAAAATCTTTTCCGGTATGTTCTGGTTGTCAAGCTCAACATTAAAGTGTATTTCCGAATTCTTCATTGGTGATGTTAATATTTTACTCAAAAGTAAAGCAATTGGCCGACAAAGTAGTTCCCTGCCTCATCACTTTCCTGCCTGCCCAAAAACTTTTTTCAGCAGATCGCTCACCCTTGCAACAGGATCTTCCCTGATTTTTTTCTCTTCCTGGGCAATTAATAGGTACAGACCGTCAATTGTTTTCTGAGTTGCATACTCCTTCAGATTGGGGTTCACTTTCTTCACCAAAGGAATCTGGTTGTAGGTATTCACGATATCAGCATAATACTGGGTGGCTTTATTTTGTTTCAGGGTGCTGTCAACCACCGGAAAAAAAGTATTGAACAGATCCTGATTGGTCGTTTTTCTGAGATATTGCGTTGCTGCATCATCCTGCCCTTTTAATATACCCAGCGCATCTGTGATGGTCATAGAGGTAACCGCTTTCACAAATATGGGTTTAGACTTTTTTGCAGCATCCTCGGCTGCACGGTTAAGTGCGAGCGTAAATTTGTCTACTTCGTCGCCAAGTCCCATTTTCCTTAACGTTTCCGCAACCTTTTGTGCTTCTGGCGGTACCGCAATTTTGATCAGCTCATTTTTGAAAAAACCATCTACTTTTGAAGCTTCCGCAGAGCCATTGCTGACACCCACAGTTAAGGCCTCTTTTAATCCCTCAACCACATCAGCCTCACTTAATGATCCGCCAGATTTCTGTACGCCACTCAGAATTTTACCCAAACCCGAAGAAAATTGAGCCTGCGAAGCACAGCCCGAAAAAGTGATTAAAAATACAACTGCTACTAATTTTTCTTTCATCAGACTTTCAGTTTGTTAATTACTTACTAAGATTCAAACGTAATCAATAACGATTAATTTTACTTATTTTTGGGGAAATAATAGGTTTGTTATAACCCGGTTTGCTATCTATGAATGCCATTATCAGGGCCGAAATTATTACCATTGGAGATGAAATCCTTTTCGGGCAGATTACCGACACCAACACGCAGTGGATAGGTGCACAACTAACCGGAATAGGCATAAGGCCCGTCAGAAAAACATCGGTTGGT
It includes:
- a CDS encoding MmcQ/YjbR family DNA-binding protein produces the protein MNLEALREFCLALPHVTEELPFGPDALVFKVAGKMFLLTPLDEVKVQFNVKCDPEKAEELREKYADVKPGYHMNKKHWNTVYASGSIPNETLYTWVQDSYDLVVASLSKKQREEIQASR
- the gldC gene encoding gliding motility protein GldC; amino-acid sequence: MKNSEIHFNVELDNQNIPEKIFWNATDNPNEGINDTRAIAIAVWDHYHRGTLKIDLWTKDMEVFEMKRFYIEIMSGIADTLLTATNDTTMADTIEATCETLSKRLDEEMKAAASK
- a CDS encoding sugar MFS transporter — translated: MTKKNNYLVPMLVMALIFFMMGYITWTNGPLIPYLKIVCNLETDVQAFFVTSAFYFSYFFMPLPSAAVLQKLGFKNGMIAGLVVVALGSLLFIPAADSRTYGLFLTALFMQGSGLALLQTAVNPYVSILGPIESAAQRISIVGLANKAAGIVAPVLVGGIILKGASDLEKKLLVITDAEEKNAILSEMASRVQTPYVALAVILMVVAVIIFFSHLPEIQAEADVDTSKEEKKSVFSFPNLVLGAIGIVCYVGAEVIAGDGIGQYGKNIGISLDEAKHFTSYTMGAMLLGYIIGVIAIPKFLKQEDALKYSAIIGIVFCLIVIFTSGYTSILFIALLGLANALMWPAIFPLAINGLGNFTKVGSALLIMGIGPGGGLLPLLYAMLGGEVNPQRGFWVVILCYVFILYYALVGHKKKSW
- the ispG gene encoding (E)-4-hydroxy-3-methylbut-2-enyl-diphosphate synthase — its product is MGIITTSEKQKISYCPSLTEYRRRETITINIGDLPMGSAYPIRVQSMTTVDTMDTQGSIDEVVRMVESGCEYVRITAPSVKEAQNLENIRNGLRKIGINVPLIADIHFTPNAAELAARIVEKVRVNPGNYADRKRFEVIEYTDASYAAELERIREKFIPLIKICKEYGTAMRIGTNHGSLSDRILSRYGDTPLGMVESALEFLRICEEFQYNNIALSMKSSNTQVMVEAYRLLVQRLDEEGLKPYPLHLGVTEAGEAEDGRIKSAVGIGTLLEDGLGDTVRVSLTEAPEKEAPVARALIERYTRRKPHDFIEPVERIPINPFQYTRRETTEVYNLGGLNVPRVIADYTDIKIEHLEDLKSIGHFFLPVPDKWAMNDQGADFIYTGKRPAPFMLPNGLKEILDIEVWKLQEDKTNKFPLFTVGEWVVTDRKYQSASLNFVTGNIHDFTPETTAGLSLAKNVVLIIHSDNKHAMAELRRLFFRLIDAQVKIPVIIRRNYAPEIGDALTLYSATDMGGLLVDGLGDGVLLSPDFEPALTTEGKLKYAATFNSIAFGILQAARTRMSKTEYISCPSCGRTLFDLQETTAMIRKHTEHLKGIKIGIMGCIVNGPGEMADADYGYVGMGKDKIALYRGQEVIKRSVHASKAVDELIELIREDGRWIEPHEVEVLV
- a CDS encoding GHMP family kinase ATP-binding protein, producing the protein MKVSTPGRICLFGEHQDYLGLPVIAAAISRRISLDGDYRDDDQVILHLPDLHQTESFSLKETFPYVVQRDYFRSTINVLKRKGLTFSKGFECVIHGNIPINSGTSSSSALIVSWAHFLDKMSDNPQHFTPKELGEIANMAEVLEFGEPGGMMDHYSTAIGNVIYLESTPEIMVEALTPQLGTFVLGDSLEPKDTLGILARCRYGMEDVIRKVTAEDSTFSIFTTPYEQSAAYSRFLSDDELGLLQANIEDRDILIEGKKLLSRQSVSDRGQFDSHFGALLYKHYKNLRDFKRTSTPKIERMMNAALGAGALGGKINGSGGGGCMFVYAPDHAERVAEAIEREGGKSYIITVDYGTVEEKSTVNGGK
- a CDS encoding DUF4197 domain-containing protein, with protein sequence MKEKLVAVVFLITFSGCASQAQFSSGLGKILSGVQKSGGSLSEADVVEGLKEALTVGVSNGSAEASKVDGFFKNELIKIAVPPEAQKVAETLRKMGLGDEVDKFTLALNRAAEDAAKKSKPIFVKAVTSMTITDALGILKGQDDAATQYLRKTTNQDLFNTFFPVVDSTLKQNKATQYYADIVNTYNQIPLVKKVNPNLKEYATQKTIDGLYLLIAQEEKKIREDPVARVSDLLKKVFGQAGK
- a CDS encoding DUF6728 family protein, whose amino-acid sequence is MKKYFQLGDVFYYFVRVFKKPDPNAPNSFNLRMMHGINRISIIMFLICIFVMIFRALTR